A single Elaeis guineensis isolate ETL-2024a chromosome 15, EG11, whole genome shotgun sequence DNA region contains:
- the LOC105058645 gene encoding alpha/beta hydrolase domain-containing protein WAV2 isoform X2 → MASFLKALVYGAGGMAVVGMAALVAFQERLVYLPAPPGYDRSYPITPSNLRLDYEDVWLRSSDGVRLHAWFVKHDPPLRGPTVLFFQENAGNIAHRLEFVCIMMQRLHCNVFMLSYRGYGESDGYPSQHGIIKDAQAALDHLTQRNDIDPSRIFIFGRSLGGAVGSVLAKNNPDKVSALILENTFTSILDMAGVMLPFLKWFVGGSVSKGPKVLNCLVRSPWSTIDIIEQIKQPILFLSGLQDELVPPSHMQMLYSKAVEHNRHCLFVDFPNGTHMNTWISGGDRYWRNIQLFLDQYISEINQCKSRSKESDNGDDGNDDITAR, encoded by the exons ATGGCGTCGTTCCTGAAGGCGCTGGTATATGGGGCTGGGGGAATGGCGGTAGTGGGGATGGCGGCGCTGGTGGCGTTCCAGGAGAGGCTCGTCTATTTGCCGGCGCCCCCGGGCTACGATCGATCGTACCCCATTACCCCTTCCAACCTTCGTCTGGACTACGAGGACGTCTGGCTCCGCTCCTCCGACGGTGTCCGCCTTCACGCCTGGTTCGTCAAGCACGATCCCCCACTACGAG GTCCAACAGTACTGTTTTTCCAAGAAAATGCTGGCA ATATTGCTCACCGTCTTGAATTTGTCTGTATAATGATGCAGAGACTGCATTGCAATGTGTTTATGCTTTCTTATAGAGG GTATGGGGAAAGTGATGGTTACCCATCTCAGCATGGCATTATAAAGGATGCTCAG GCAGCACTAGATCATCTAACTCAGAGGAATGATATTGACCCATCTAGAATATTTATTTTCGGGAGATCATTAGGAGGTGCGGTTGGATCGGTGCTTGCAAAAAATAATCCTGATAAG GTTTCTGCTCTCATATTGGAGAATACTTTCACCTCTATATTGGACATGGCTGGTGTTATGTTGCCCTTCCTAAAATGGTTCGTAGGTGGCAGTGTATCTAAAGGTCCAAAGGTTCTCAATTGTCTAGTACGCTCACCATGGAGTACCATTGATATCATTGAGCAG ATCAAACAGCCTATCCTCTTCCTCTCCGGGTTGCAGGATGAGCTAGTTCCTCCATCTCATATGCAGATGCTGTATTCTAAAGCAGTAGAACATAACAGACATTGTTTATTTGTTGATTTTCCAAATGGCACGCACATGAACACTTGGATCTCTGGTGGAGATCGGTATTGGAGAAACATTCAGTTATTCTTGGATCAATATATTTCAGAGATAAATCAATGCAAATCAAGATCCAAAGAGAGTGACAATGGTGATGACGGTAATGATG ATATTACAGCAAGGTGA
- the LOC105058645 gene encoding alpha/beta hydrolase domain-containing protein WAV2 isoform X3: protein MASFLKALVYGAGGMAVVGMAALVAFQERLVYLPAPPGYDRSYPITPSNLRLDYEDVWLRSSDGVRLHAWFVKHDPPLRGPTVLFFQENAGNIAHRLEFVCIMMQRLHCNVFMLSYRGYGESDGYPSQHGIIKDAQAALDHLTQRNDIDPSRIFIFGRSLGGAVGSVLAKNNPDKVSALILENTFTSILDMAGVMLPFLKWFVGGSVSKGPKVLNCLVRSPWSTIDIIEQIKQPILFLSGLQDELVPPSHMQMLYSKAVEHNRHCLFVDFPNGTHMNTWISGGDRYWRNIQLFLDQYISEINQCKSRSKESDNGDDGNDAL from the exons ATGGCGTCGTTCCTGAAGGCGCTGGTATATGGGGCTGGGGGAATGGCGGTAGTGGGGATGGCGGCGCTGGTGGCGTTCCAGGAGAGGCTCGTCTATTTGCCGGCGCCCCCGGGCTACGATCGATCGTACCCCATTACCCCTTCCAACCTTCGTCTGGACTACGAGGACGTCTGGCTCCGCTCCTCCGACGGTGTCCGCCTTCACGCCTGGTTCGTCAAGCACGATCCCCCACTACGAG GTCCAACAGTACTGTTTTTCCAAGAAAATGCTGGCA ATATTGCTCACCGTCTTGAATTTGTCTGTATAATGATGCAGAGACTGCATTGCAATGTGTTTATGCTTTCTTATAGAGG GTATGGGGAAAGTGATGGTTACCCATCTCAGCATGGCATTATAAAGGATGCTCAG GCAGCACTAGATCATCTAACTCAGAGGAATGATATTGACCCATCTAGAATATTTATTTTCGGGAGATCATTAGGAGGTGCGGTTGGATCGGTGCTTGCAAAAAATAATCCTGATAAG GTTTCTGCTCTCATATTGGAGAATACTTTCACCTCTATATTGGACATGGCTGGTGTTATGTTGCCCTTCCTAAAATGGTTCGTAGGTGGCAGTGTATCTAAAGGTCCAAAGGTTCTCAATTGTCTAGTACGCTCACCATGGAGTACCATTGATATCATTGAGCAG ATCAAACAGCCTATCCTCTTCCTCTCCGGGTTGCAGGATGAGCTAGTTCCTCCATCTCATATGCAGATGCTGTATTCTAAAGCAGTAGAACATAACAGACATTGTTTATTTGTTGATTTTCCAAATGGCACGCACATGAACACTTGGATCTCTGGTGGAGATCGGTATTGGAGAAACATTCAGTTATTCTTGGATCAATATATTTCAGAGATAAATCAATGCAAATCAAGATCCAAAGAGAGTGACAATGGTGATGACGGTAATGATG CTTTGTAA
- the LOC105058645 gene encoding alpha/beta hydrolase domain-containing protein WAV2 isoform X1 yields MASFLKALVYGAGGMAVVGMAALVAFQERLVYLPAPPGYDRSYPITPSNLRLDYEDVWLRSSDGVRLHAWFVKHDPPLRGPTVLFFQENAGNIAHRLEFVCIMMQRLHCNVFMLSYRGYGESDGYPSQHGIIKDAQAALDHLTQRNDIDPSRIFIFGRSLGGAVGSVLAKNNPDKVSALILENTFTSILDMAGVMLPFLKWFVGGSVSKGPKVLNCLVRSPWSTIDIIEQIKQPILFLSGLQDELVPPSHMQMLYSKAVEHNRHCLFVDFPNGTHMNTWISGGDRYWRNIQLFLDQYISEINQCKSRSKESDNGDDGNDGKDPSCRSSDILSCDVPYMCIQWKST; encoded by the exons ATGGCGTCGTTCCTGAAGGCGCTGGTATATGGGGCTGGGGGAATGGCGGTAGTGGGGATGGCGGCGCTGGTGGCGTTCCAGGAGAGGCTCGTCTATTTGCCGGCGCCCCCGGGCTACGATCGATCGTACCCCATTACCCCTTCCAACCTTCGTCTGGACTACGAGGACGTCTGGCTCCGCTCCTCCGACGGTGTCCGCCTTCACGCCTGGTTCGTCAAGCACGATCCCCCACTACGAG GTCCAACAGTACTGTTTTTCCAAGAAAATGCTGGCA ATATTGCTCACCGTCTTGAATTTGTCTGTATAATGATGCAGAGACTGCATTGCAATGTGTTTATGCTTTCTTATAGAGG GTATGGGGAAAGTGATGGTTACCCATCTCAGCATGGCATTATAAAGGATGCTCAG GCAGCACTAGATCATCTAACTCAGAGGAATGATATTGACCCATCTAGAATATTTATTTTCGGGAGATCATTAGGAGGTGCGGTTGGATCGGTGCTTGCAAAAAATAATCCTGATAAG GTTTCTGCTCTCATATTGGAGAATACTTTCACCTCTATATTGGACATGGCTGGTGTTATGTTGCCCTTCCTAAAATGGTTCGTAGGTGGCAGTGTATCTAAAGGTCCAAAGGTTCTCAATTGTCTAGTACGCTCACCATGGAGTACCATTGATATCATTGAGCAG ATCAAACAGCCTATCCTCTTCCTCTCCGGGTTGCAGGATGAGCTAGTTCCTCCATCTCATATGCAGATGCTGTATTCTAAAGCAGTAGAACATAACAGACATTGTTTATTTGTTGATTTTCCAAATGGCACGCACATGAACACTTGGATCTCTGGTGGAGATCGGTATTGGAGAAACATTCAGTTATTCTTGGATCAATATATTTCAGAGATAAATCAATGCAAATCAAGATCCAAAGAGAGTGACAATGGTGATGACGGTAATGATGGTAAAGATCcatcctgtcgatcttctgacaTATTGAGTTGCGATGTTCCATACATGTGTATACAATGGAAATCAACTTAA